GTATCGACAGGCACTGAATCAGCGAACCACTCGAAATCAACCGGGACGCGATGATACTCCTCATCTCTGAACTCGTACCGGGTCGGTGTCCCCGTTACCGTCGAGAGGCCGACCAACTCATCGTTAAAATTGTGGAACACCACATCACCGTCGGCCAATTCCCCAAGCTCGTGATGCCACACATCGTCCACTTTCGCCCGTAGATACTCGTCCTCAATTTCAGATTGGTTCGACTGATTCACCCAAAAATACGACCGCTCACCCTCCAGCGTTACGCCACCCCGTTCTCCCTCTCGATCGTTCGCCCACACGAAAAAGTAATCCAAGTCACGGAAGTTCGCCTCGAATCCGTAATCATCTCGAACTGACCGGTACCTTGCAGCCGTCTCCGGGAACTCAGAAACTGCATTCGACACGTCTTCATCGAAGTACTCCGCCAGACCAGTCCGTGACATCGTATTCACGACCGGGTAATACTCCGGATGCAGATACGAGAGAATCGGCGAGAGTTTCCCACACTTCACATTCGGCAGGTCAAGCTCAGCCAACCGGCGAACCGCATCATCCCACGCCTCCGGGTCCTCCGACGTCACAAGCGTGTCAAAACACTCTGTCACCGCTTCGGTTTGCTCAGCCGGCACCTCGATCGGGAACAACAACCCCCCGACGGTCCCAACCTCCTCAGCAAGACGTTCTTTCAAATCCCTCTTCACCTCGCCTGGAATATCTAACTCATCAATCTCACCGCGCTTGCTCGACACCGGGTACGTACTATTATTCATACACACCCGATACAACGCCGTCAACTCCTGCTGCCCAAGCTCCCCCGCCTCAAGCAGCACTGCCGCAAGATCCTGTACAATCCCGGCCGTCTTCACCACCGGCACTCGTTGCTCATCCCACTCCCGATCCGCAAGATACGCCGCAACTAACTCCTCACTTGACGAATCAACCATCGTACCACTATACACCCTTACAGTCGCTGATAAAACTACTCCTGCAAACCAAGTATTAGTTCAGGAACTACCACTCAACGCAACACGTCTCGGACCGTCGCTACCCCATACAGGACTCCGAGCAAAATCCCCACCGTATGCGATACTGACCCTGTTTGCGGACCGCCAAATTCGGGAATCAGCAACTCAAGCAGCCACCACAAAATGAATCCGAGTGCGGTCGCCAATAAGAGAATACTGGCTTCAGCGTCGCTAACATTGTCCCTGTATAGACCGGCACCCGTCCAGACAGCAGTAATTGCTGCGAATGCAGTGATACTCCCACTTGCCCCTAACACAGACGGATTATTGCTACCGGTCACGACGAGAAATCCCAACTGAGCGATTGTCGTGACGTACCCGAACACCACAAAAAGAAGCACGTACCTCGCACGAGAGCACTGCTCTTCCACAACGCGCCCGAATACAAATAACAACACGCCATTCCCAACCACGTGCAGACGATACCCTGGAACCACGCTGTGACTCACAATCACCGATAAGAGCCCCGGCGTCAACTCGGTAGTCGCAGCAAACCAGTACTGATACGCAGCCCCACCAGCCCCAAACGCAACAACCGTCTCGATCATCACCATTAGGAAGAAAACAGCCAAGAGACCAGTCGTCACGACGTGCTCCCGTAATTCCGAAACAATGTTCTCAACAGTCAGCAGCCGGCGAAGTGCACCGAGGAGACTATCAACGATACCCCAATGTATGTACTGATACCGCATAAACGCGGGTGAAATAAAACTGTCACCTGATATGCGTATTACTCACGAAAGATTTTCGACGTGATATCTGATTGGGTCGGGTAACTCATTCCAGTCTGCACAAAATCGCTTTGCAACTTCTCGCTTTGCAAACGACATGTATGGCCCGCCATCATACTCATCGAAAACACCAAACGTACTGCCAGATCCCATCTCTCCCTCGTAATCCCACTTCTCCTCAACAGCGTCAAGTGTCAGTTCGTCGTCTACCACGTCAGCAAGGTCCTGGATGTAATCTGCCGCCGGAATCATGTCCTCCCCCCATCCGCGCTGATGATAAATACTCAACATACTCCTCGTGAACTCACGCGCCTCCTCAGCAGTGTACGCAGCATCATACTCCCCTGCCTGGAGAATCACCGCAAGCTCACTATCGGAAATCGCAGCCGTCACATCCGCTGGATTTTCAGTAATAACGATGTCAGCCACCCGTTCCTGCGCATCCGACTCGTACACTCATAACCCACGGTATAGCTCCCTCATAAACACCAAGGCTGTAGGTTACCAGAGGACAAGCCCGCGCGTACTTGAAACGATCAGCGAGAAGATTTAGTCGGTGAATTTGCGCTTATAATATTCTTAATCCCGAAGCGGATACTAGTCGAGAAAAACAAATCGTTCGGAAAGCAGACCATGCCATCACAGGTAATTTATTAATGTTTGATATGCCATTACTGATAATGGCGATCGATCCAGAGAAGATTACTCACTACCGCAAAATTGTCGACGATATTATCGAATGGGCACCGCTCAAAGACGAGAACCGACAGTACGTCATCAACCAAGTCTTTGGTGAAGCCTTCGGTGAAATAGAAGATTTAGTTGAGGACTCTCGCTCACCGCGATTATACTTATTTGGCCGGTCCGGAGCCGGAAAATCCTCACTCATCAACGCACTCGCCAACAAGGACGACCCGGTTGCTGACGTCGGAACTGTCGAGCCGACGACAATAGATTCTGAGCTGTACAACATTTCTTTCCCCGAGCAACACGCGACATGGGAAGTCGTTGACTCACGCGGCCTGTTTGAAACCGTCTCGCCCGATGGCGACGTCCCGGCTGACACAGTGTCTCTAATGAAAGACGACTTGCAGGAGTACCGACCAGATATTCTCCTGCACGTCGTCACTCCGGACCAAGTCCGCGCAGGGCAAGAAGACTTCAAAGCCGTCCAACAGCTTCGAGACGAACTCGGTGACGCGTTCCCACCCGTTGTCTACTGCCTCAATAAAGTCGATATGCACATGTCCCCTGGCGGGCTGTGGCCACCAGACAAGAACAACGCGCTGGCACACGACATCAAAGACAACCTGGATTTCGTCGCCCGAGTATTAGATATCGAACACAAATCGACGCTTGCAGACAAACTCCCATTTCACGGGTATGAATTCGACTCCGACACTCACATCGGCGTTATTCCGCTGTGCCTGCGGGAAGACACATATTGGAACGTCGACACATTGTCCTGGTTGATCGGCGATTTTTTACCAGATGACGCGCGCCTGCAGTTCATGCAAGCCCAACAGCGCGACCAGCTAATGCGACGCATGTCACGCGACTACACGAACAGATTTTCACTCATCGCCGGCAACATTGGCGGGACACCCTCACCCATCGCAGACATCGCAGTTCTCACTCCACTGCAACTCCTCCTCGTCGGCGTCATCGGCGGGTTCTCCTGCCGCAAATTCGAGTTCGCCACCGTTCAGGATTACTTAACTGCGATGGGCAGCACCACAGTCACTGGCCTCGCCGCCCGCGAACTCGCTCGCTCACTCGCGCAATTCCTCCCCGTAGCCGGGCAAATAGTCTCAGGCGGTGTCGCCGCCGGGACCACATGGGCCATCGGCCGCTCCGCCGAAGAATACTTCTTCAACGACAACGTCGTCAAACCCTCCGAATTCTTCACCAAAGGAAAGAAACAGTTCAGCGGAGAATTCAAATCGAAGTGAGAACCATTGCCCCACAGAGCGGTGCGATACCGGTGTTACGGCAATGCACCAGCGGTATCAGTATGGACTCGTAGCCGGGAACATAATTCAAGAAGCCCCTGAATATCCGCCGGGAGAAACTGTACGGACACCCTTGTCTCAAGCTCGGATTGTGTTCGAGACTGATGAAGAGACAGAACTACTGATTCATCATGCATTCTCGTAATCGAACACGTGACTGGTTGTGCACCTGTGGCTACTTTGTGCGACCAGATATCCTGCCCCCCGGAACCTGGCGGGATTCGCTCTGAAACAAACGCTATCTCAGTACACAATGTGAGTACGAGTTCCGTGAATACTTCGTGGAATCCAGGTTCAATAGGTACGGTAAGTGCCTCACCGATCCGTCTCGTTTCAACTGACAAGTTCACGGGCTCACCGGTCGGCGTAACAAGGAGTTCTATGGTGAACGAGTCTCGGTCCCCACCCGAAAACCACTCGTCAAGATAGCAGTGCCTCTCGGCAGCTCTCGCCGACTCTTGATACTCATGCGCAACCTCGTTCAGATCGGATTCGCACACCCACTCGGACAGTACTCGCCGAAAAATCTCGTTCACTAACCGTCCTGTTGCATTGTCTTCCGGAGCGAGCGAAAGCGATACTTCTCTTTCCAACGACCACGTCGGCTCTCGTGATTCAGATGCGTCGGTGTCTGCATCATCTCCATAGTCCGTAAGTGCCTGTTGCCCAATTTGCGTATCCTCTAAGTATACCGCCAATTCTTGCTCAGTCACCTGCACAGACCAGTCAGCCGTTTCACCCGGTCGAGAATCCTCTTCTATCGGTTGCGGCACAGCATACAACCACACTGGTACCGGGTCTGTCAACGTCACATCCTCATACCCGGGATGACTCCCCTCGTAATCCGCCTTAGACAACCACAACACGCTGAACCCTGCACTCAGATAATCCTCAGTCACGTCCTTTACAGACTTCCGCTGATGGTGATGTTGCACTTCGACAGCAATCCCGCGACCAAGCTGTGAATCTGGCTCCACAAACAATACGCGAATATCAGCCCGTCGCTGCCCATCCACCATCGAATGTTCAAACGACACTTCCGCGTCAGGATACTGCTCAAGCAACTTCTGCGCCGCAATATGCTTCATCTCAATGTGCATCGCCGATTCACCACCACACTCCGCATCAACCGGGACATGATAGAAATGCCGCGCAACCGCCTCACCCTCCCGAACCTTCATTTTTGCCTCACAACTTGGGCACCACACAAACCCATCATCAGCCACTTCCAACGGTAACACCGGTCGGTTACCACGGACCCCAATAAACGGCATCAGGTCACCTAATCAAACGGCACGTCAAAAGTAGTTTTCACTCGCATGTTATTGGTACCCAAAAACATATGACGGTTACGTGAGTATATTGGTTATCGTGGGTATCTCAGTAAACGGAACACACACTGGCACTGTTTCTGACTTTACGAATTCCGGGAACCCGATCGTGATGCTACCGCAGGCAACGAAACGAATCGTTGTCAAAGCGCGCGACGGGAAGCAAATCGACGAGGGTGATAATCTGAAATTTAGTATCCAATCCACAAATCGAGACCATCATTTAGCTAATCTCCTCAGCCACGCCCCGGACGGGACCCATCACAATCACGACTCGACACCGAACATTCCGATCCACCACGACGGCAACTCAGCAACCGCCTCCCGCAGCGAAAAATCCGCCACGCAATCCGTCGACGACAGGAAATTCGACCCGAAAACCCACGGCGCACCCAAAACCTCCAAAGAAAAACCCAAGCGAAAATTCCTCCGAACAGACAGATGAGTAATTCCCATCACGTCTCGGAACCATTGACTTAGTGGTCCTCTCATTTCCATGTGATAGATTGACGCGACGTGTATGATTATAACCGGCGAGCCTGATATGTAAGCACAATGTCTAGCGAGGATGGAGAAATTGACGATGTTGTTGAGGTTTGTGTCCCACCGATCTCGATGGCGGATGAGGAACGAGGCCTCGCCAATGGGCAGGATATCGATTTAATCGAGTTTGCTGACTTCGCCACGAGTAAAGCTGGAACTGCAGGGGGACTCGGCGTCGCATTAGATTCGTTACAAGCTCTCAGCGAAGATATCGAGACGTTCGCTCAGACCGGCGCTGCACCAGGGGACCTAGAACTGCACGCCGAAGCCATCCAAGACGTCGTCCGTATTTTAACCAGCATGGCCGCCGCAGAGATTGACTCATACGACACACCGCTATACACTGACGCTGATTCAAATCCTACTGATGAGGACGATCAAGCGTCAGCTTCCAGCGACTCGTCAACGGAAGAGAACAGTATCCCCAAGGAAAA
This DNA window, taken from Haloarcula ordinaria, encodes the following:
- a CDS encoding rhomboid family intramembrane serine protease, encoding MRYQYIHWGIVDSLLGALRRLLTVENIVSELREHVVTTGLLAVFFLMVMIETVVAFGAGGAAYQYWFAATTELTPGLLSVIVSHSVVPGYRLHVVGNGVLLFVFGRVVEEQCSRARYVLLFVVFGYVTTIAQLGFLVVTGSNNPSVLGASGSITAFAAITAVWTGAGLYRDNVSDAEASILLLATALGFILWWLLELLIPEFGGPQTGSVSHTVGILLGVLYGVATVRDVLR
- a CDS encoding GTPase family protein; its protein translation is MAIDPEKITHYRKIVDDIIEWAPLKDENRQYVINQVFGEAFGEIEDLVEDSRSPRLYLFGRSGAGKSSLINALANKDDPVADVGTVEPTTIDSELYNISFPEQHATWEVVDSRGLFETVSPDGDVPADTVSLMKDDLQEYRPDILLHVVTPDQVRAGQEDFKAVQQLRDELGDAFPPVVYCLNKVDMHMSPGGLWPPDKNNALAHDIKDNLDFVARVLDIEHKSTLADKLPFHGYEFDSDTHIGVIPLCLREDTYWNVDTLSWLIGDFLPDDARLQFMQAQQRDQLMRRMSRDYTNRFSLIAGNIGGTPSPIADIAVLTPLQLLLVGVIGGFSCRKFEFATVQDYLTAMGSTTVTGLAARELARSLAQFLPVAGQIVSGGVAAGTTWAIGRSAEEYFFNDNVVKPSEFFTKGKKQFSGEFKSK
- a CDS encoding competence protein CoiA family protein translates to MPFIGVRGNRPVLPLEVADDGFVWCPSCEAKMKVREGEAVARHFYHVPVDAECGGESAMHIEMKHIAAQKLLEQYPDAEVSFEHSMVDGQRRADIRVLFVEPDSQLGRGIAVEVQHHHQRKSVKDVTEDYLSAGFSVLWLSKADYEGSHPGYEDVTLTDPVPVWLYAVPQPIEEDSRPGETADWSVQVTEQELAVYLEDTQIGQQALTDYGDDADTDASESREPTWSLEREVSLSLAPEDNATGRLVNEIFRRVLSEWVCESDLNEVAHEYQESARAAERHCYLDEWFSGGDRDSFTIELLVTPTGEPVNLSVETRRIGEALTVPIEPGFHEVFTELVLTLCTEIAFVSERIPPGSGGQDIWSHKVATGAQPVTCSITRMHDESVVLSLHQSRTQSELETRVSVQFLPADIQGLLELCSRLRVHTDTAGALP